In a genomic window of Acidobacteriota bacterium:
- a CDS encoding toll/interleukin-1 receptor domain-containing protein, which translates to MANPNFQRDIFISYSSLDRPWAAKLNQSLQAKGIKTFFDDRDLEAGKPWDRQLAMALREARHLVVLWSENAKGSDWVSLEIATFNTYLLSAPPDQSEQRRLISLTLEGQNKALTGLQAITELKDADAYRAGVENVNKDLWQKIVNEIAVGVKKDDPAIPITLAVLAVTADEIDKLQEDLPDLPSLSQLLTKIGIADRNELRQFYGPRRLDWKPFRGSESIENILNRQCDAINQRLADVAARQKQTPRQFRLEPLDPAFWTDRNIVNQERAKLLATDTPSVLVIDPLSLYHNLVSKRLRDLDECFKNEKVVVMMLAPFKTPELLDEMCRTLQSFSLEFINEYYDPPIFPSGSYSNLGLNLSDDQNIKRLFCLNLGQFVSRLQAQQPQARSPFLQQ; encoded by the coding sequence ATGGCGAACCCGAATTTTCAGCGTGACATATTTATTTCGTACAGCAGCCTGGATCGGCCCTGGGCGGCGAAGCTCAACCAGTCGTTGCAGGCCAAAGGCATCAAGACCTTTTTTGATGACCGCGATCTAGAGGCGGGCAAACCCTGGGACAGGCAGTTGGCGATGGCCTTGCGCGAGGCGCGGCATCTGGTTGTGCTCTGGTCTGAAAACGCGAAAGGTTCAGATTGGGTCTCGCTCGAAATCGCGACCTTCAACACCTATCTGCTCTCGGCGCCGCCCGATCAATCCGAGCAACGCCGCTTGATCTCGCTCACGCTGGAAGGGCAAAACAAGGCGTTGACCGGCTTGCAGGCGATCACCGAGTTGAAAGACGCCGATGCCTATCGCGCGGGCGTTGAAAACGTGAACAAAGACTTGTGGCAAAAGATCGTCAATGAAATCGCCGTGGGCGTCAAAAAGGACGACCCGGCGATTCCGATCACGCTGGCGGTGCTGGCCGTGACTGCCGACGAAATAGACAAGTTGCAAGAGGACTTGCCTGACTTGCCTTCCTTGAGCCAGTTGCTAACCAAGATCGGCATTGCTGATCGCAATGAGTTGCGGCAGTTTTATGGCCCGCGCCGCCTGGATTGGAAACCGTTTCGCGGATCGGAATCCATTGAGAACATTCTGAACCGCCAGTGTGACGCCATCAATCAACGGCTGGCGGACGTGGCCGCGCGCCAGAAACAGACGCCGCGCCAGTTTCGGCTGGAACCACTCGATCCCGCGTTTTGGACGGATCGCAATATCGTCAATCAGGAACGCGCCAAATTGCTGGCGACGGATACACCGTCAGTACTGGTCATTGATCCGCTGTCGCTCTACCACAATCTGGTCAGCAAACGCTTGCGCGATCTGGACGAGTGCTTCAAAAACGAAAAAGTGGTCGTGATGATGCTGGCACCTTTCAAAACCCCTGAGCTGTTGGATGAGATGTGCCGCACGCTGCAAAGCTTCTCGCTGGAATTTATCAACGAATACTACGATCCGCCGATTTTCCCGTCCGGTTCGTATTCAAATTTGGGGTTGAATCTGAGCGACGATCAAAATATCAAACGCCTGTTCTGTTTGAACCTGGGCCAGTTTGTCAGCCGGCTCCAGGCGCAACAACCGCAGGCGCGCAGTCCGTTTTTGCAGCAATGA
- a CDS encoding Gfo/Idh/MocA family oxidoreductase: protein MIERRTILKGAGAALTTSLFTGRVKGANDRLATGHIGIGAMGSSNLGFALRLPDVEPTAVCDVYQPHLDRAVAAATKAGKTVKPIKDFREILADKSIDAVCISTPDHWHAYMAVEACKAGKDVYVEKPASVYVEEGRKMVQAARKYNRVVQAGTMQRSGGYFQKAAELVKSGMLGDVTFVHTWQSGAVKKQGWGRPADGPVPAGLDWEMWLGPAPKVPFNLNRWGVGVTTFPTFRYFWDYAGGAMTDWGVHLIDPVHQCFGEAMPTTISTQGGKFYVDDNTDTPDTMVATFTYPKFMLTYESRTANPMPMFGGQGAGTSIHGTEATVIVTRGGCWLVPNRGSKVEAQTYENDNVMRDLNIPHWKNFIACIKSREKPTSDIETCVRSSTTCLLANLSMRHKTMLEWDETNWTVKQGNVRPFLKAKYRSPWKLEV from the coding sequence ATGATCGAACGACGAACCATTCTCAAAGGCGCCGGGGCGGCGCTCACCACTTCGCTTTTTACCGGGCGCGTCAAAGGCGCGAACGACCGCCTCGCCACTGGGCATATCGGCATCGGCGCGATGGGTTCCAGCAATCTGGGCTTCGCGCTGCGCTTGCCGGATGTCGAACCGACCGCGGTTTGCGATGTGTATCAACCGCATCTGGACAGAGCCGTCGCCGCCGCCACCAAAGCAGGCAAGACGGTCAAACCCATCAAAGACTTTCGCGAAATCCTGGCCGACAAATCCATTGATGCCGTCTGCATTTCGACGCCCGATCACTGGCACGCTTACATGGCCGTCGAAGCCTGCAAGGCGGGCAAAGATGTTTATGTCGAAAAACCGGCTTCGGTCTATGTCGAAGAAGGGCGCAAGATGGTGCAGGCCGCGCGCAAATATAACCGTGTCGTGCAGGCAGGCACGATGCAACGTTCCGGCGGCTATTTCCAAAAAGCGGCTGAACTCGTCAAGAGCGGCATGCTCGGCGACGTGACGTTCGTTCACACGTGGCAAAGCGGAGCCGTCAAAAAACAAGGCTGGGGCAGACCTGCTGACGGGCCAGTGCCTGCGGGTTTGGATTGGGAGATGTGGCTGGGCCCCGCGCCCAAAGTGCCGTTCAACCTCAACCGCTGGGGCGTAGGCGTCACGACCTTCCCGACCTTCCGTTATTTTTGGGATTACGCGGGCGGCGCGATGACCGATTGGGGCGTACACCTGATTGACCCCGTGCATCAATGCTTTGGCGAAGCGATGCCGACGACGATTTCGACACAGGGCGGCAAGTTTTATGTAGACGACAACACCGACACGCCTGACACGATGGTGGCGACATTCACCTATCCGAAATTCATGCTGACCTATGAAAGCCGCACGGCGAATCCGATGCCGATGTTCGGCGGTCAAGGCGCGGGCACTTCCATTCACGGGACGGAAGCCACCGTCATCGTCACGCGCGGCGGTTGTTGGCTGGTGCCGAATCGAGGCTCAAAAGTCGAAGCGCAAACTTATGAGAACGACAATGTGATGCGCGACCTGAACATTCCGCACTGGAAGAACTTCATCGCCTGCATCAAGTCGCGCGAGAAACCGACCAGCGACATCGAAACCTGTGTGCGCTCTTCAACAACCTGCCTGCTCGCCAACCTCTCGATGCGCCATAAGACCATGCTCGAATGGGACGAAACGAACTGGACGGTCAAGCAGGGTAACGTCAGGCCTTTCCTGAAAGCGAAGTATCGTTCGCCGTGGAAGCTGGAAGTTTAA